TAACATAAAATCGATAAGTGTACCTAATATTATTTTTGCGCAATGCCTTAGTTTTTGATCAGGTCAAGTATCGCTTCAATATCTGCTACCGCTTTTTCCCGGCTGACCTCCTGCCATCCCTGCTCCCGGATGCGGGTTAGCTCTTTGAGAAACCTTCCCAGGGACTGGGTGTATTTTGCCGAAAGTCCAAGCCCGTCAGTCTCTTTGCCTTTAATTTCACCACTTTCACGGCGCTGGGCCTGGACTTCGTTAAAGGCCTTGTTGATGGATTTTTCCCCGGATTGAACCTGTTCCTGGATGTCGGGGCTGCCGTGTTCCATCACCTTTCTGGCTTTGTCCACCTTTTGGGGGCTGATCCCCAACTCCTTGGCCCGGATTTCGTTTTCCGCCTTGCGCGTGGTTTTTTCAACCGTTGCATCTTTTTTGTGTATATTATCCAAAAGCGCCAGGCACTTTACAATATCATCGTCAGACATATTGCGCCGGTTACGCTGCGCATGAAAGCTGTAAAGCAGCGCGTCATCCTCGTCTTCGAAAGATTTGTATACCACCGGCACCTGATCCAGCTGTGTGTTTTTGGCTGCTGTAAATCGGGTGTGACCATCCACCAGTACATTCTCCTCTTTCCAGACCACCAGGGGAAATACGGGGTCAAATCCATTGACCTCCATATTTTGGCTGATGGCGGCCAGGGTCTCTTCCTGGATAGGGAACAGTTTTTTAAAGGGTTGCCGGGTGCTCAAGGTGTCAGGGCTTACAAAAGTTGTATTTAATTCCATTATTTTTCCTGAATGAAGGGGTTTTGTTGTGCCATATATGTGGTCTCCGATGGCTTTGTAACAGCCGGTTGGGCCTTTGTTTTCGCTCAAACTGCGATGAAGTATAATTAGATATTTGCAAAATTCAAGGGCTCAAGTCTCTTTGCATCTTGGTCTTCCAGGCCTGTT
This window of the uncultured Desulfobacter sp. genome carries:
- a CDS encoding ParB/RepB/Spo0J family partition protein → MELNTTFVSPDTLSTRQPFKKLFPIQEETLAAISQNMEVNGFDPVFPLVVWKEENVLVDGHTRFTAAKNTQLDQVPVVYKSFEDEDDALLYSFHAQRNRRNMSDDDIVKCLALLDNIHKKDATVEKTTRKAENEIRAKELGISPQKVDKARKVMEHGSPDIQEQVQSGEKSINKAFNEVQAQRRESGEIKGKETDGLGLSAKYTQSLGRFLKELTRIREQGWQEVSREKAVADIEAILDLIKN